The following are from one region of the Rhizobium sullae genome:
- a CDS encoding TatD family hydrolase gives MLIDTHCHLDFADFEEERDEIVSRAHQAGVKQMVTISTRVRKLEKLLAITEKYPSVFCSVGTHPNNADEELEIQTEDLVRLANAHEKIVAIGEAGLDYFYDTQRPEDQKTGFLRHIAAARETQLPLVIHSRSADEDMAAILTEETGKGAFPFILHCFSAGPGLARTGVELGGYISFSGILTFPKSEELRAIAKTVPHDRLLVETDAPYLAPKRWRGKRNEPSYVVNTAEILAETLGVSHAEMARITTENAFRLFSKMPKV, from the coding sequence CGCCGATTTCGAGGAGGAGCGCGATGAAATCGTGTCTCGCGCGCATCAGGCCGGCGTGAAGCAGATGGTGACGATCTCGACCCGGGTGCGGAAGCTCGAAAAGCTGCTCGCGATCACCGAGAAATATCCCTCGGTCTTCTGCTCCGTCGGCACGCATCCGAACAATGCGGATGAGGAGCTCGAGATCCAGACCGAAGATCTCGTGCGCCTCGCCAATGCCCATGAGAAGATCGTCGCGATCGGCGAGGCTGGGCTCGATTACTTCTACGACACCCAGAGGCCGGAGGATCAAAAGACCGGTTTTTTGCGCCACATCGCTGCCGCACGCGAAACGCAGTTGCCGCTGGTGATCCATAGCCGTAGCGCCGACGAGGACATGGCGGCGATCCTGACAGAGGAGACCGGGAAGGGGGCCTTCCCCTTCATTCTCCACTGCTTCTCGGCCGGCCCCGGGCTTGCCCGAACCGGCGTCGAACTCGGCGGCTACATTTCCTTCTCGGGCATCCTCACCTTTCCGAAATCCGAGGAGTTGCGGGCGATCGCCAAAACGGTTCCGCACGACCGGCTGCTGGTCGAAACCGACGCGCCTTACCTTGCGCCTAAGCGCTGGCGGGGCAAGCGCAACGAGCCGTCCTATGTGGTGAATACCGCCGAGATTCTGGCTGAAACGCTCGGCGTCAGCCACGCCGAGATGGCGCGGATCACCACCGAGAACGCTTTCCGGCTCTTCTCGAAGATGCCGAAGGTCTAG